The proteins below come from a single Zhouia spongiae genomic window:
- a CDS encoding patatin-like phospholipase family protein: MRALVISGGGSKGAFAGGVAQYLIEELGKDYQLIIGTSTGSLLANHLALNRVEKIKEVYTSVTNDDIFNKYPFTIKEKYGTKNVGINHINVLRNFLRGSKTFGESYNLLELIRDTLTKEEFLALKQSGKEVVVTVSNLSMNEVEYKSILDYDYDEYCEWIWISANYTPFMTLVRKNGCEYADGGIGSMVPIEEAIKRGATEVDAIVLQTEVTHLNRMPSRNAFSLLTNMFAFMLDRIENQNIRIGKFVASNQHVILNFYYTPVVLTTNSLIFEKEKMTKWWQRGFDFAKIKNQGASEI, translated from the coding sequence ATGAGAGCTTTGGTAATTTCGGGTGGCGGCAGCAAGGGTGCATTCGCCGGCGGAGTAGCTCAATATCTTATTGAAGAACTGGGAAAAGATTATCAGCTCATCATCGGAACCTCGACAGGAAGTTTACTGGCTAATCATCTGGCTTTAAACAGGGTTGAAAAAATAAAAGAAGTATATACCTCGGTTACCAACGACGATATATTTAACAAGTACCCATTTACGATAAAAGAGAAGTATGGTACCAAAAATGTGGGTATCAATCATATAAATGTACTCAGGAATTTTTTGAGAGGGAGTAAAACATTTGGAGAAAGCTATAATTTGCTGGAACTTATCAGGGATACATTGACAAAAGAGGAGTTTCTGGCATTGAAGCAATCGGGGAAAGAAGTGGTAGTGACGGTCAGTAATTTATCGATGAATGAAGTGGAGTATAAATCAATACTGGATTATGATTATGATGAATACTGTGAGTGGATATGGATTTCGGCTAATTACACTCCTTTTATGACCCTGGTGAGAAAGAATGGTTGTGAATATGCTGATGGGGGAATAGGGAGTATGGTGCCTATTGAGGAGGCTATAAAACGAGGTGCCACTGAAGTTGATGCCATTGTTTTACAGACAGAAGTGACACATCTGAACAGGATGCCGTCGAGAAATGCATTCTCGTTATTAACAAATATGTTTGCTTTTATGCTGGATCGTATTGAGAATCAGAATATAAGAATAGGGAAATTTGTTGCAAGTAATCAGCATGTGATCTTGAATTTTTACTATACCCCGGTGGTCTTAACTACAAATTCATTAATTTTTGAAAAGGAAAAAATGACCAAATGGTGGCAAAGAGGTTTTGATTTTGCTAAAATTAAGAATCAGGGCGCATCCGAAATATAA
- a CDS encoding patatin-like phospholipase family protein produces the protein MKALVISGGGSKGAFAGGVAQYLMEVEQKDYDLYVGTSTGSLIIPHLANRDIEKLYDIYTTVTQRKIFSNNPFVIRKKGDKEYVAMNHINVLWQLIKGKRTFGESKNLRKNIKRNLSPEAFKKLKDSDKDVVVTVSNLSKNRVEYKSIKDFGYDDFCDWIWISCNYIPFMSLASKDGCEYADGGFGSVVPIREAIKRGATEVDAVILETENMEYNKVLGKNPFSLMVNLYTFVLDQLEYHDIVEGKLAAMNKNVKLRTFYTPKRLTDNSLYFNKELMKEWWKQGFGYAKERLEAEKKQGIKKIDLAG, from the coding sequence ATGAAAGCACTAGTAATAAGCGGAGGAGGAAGTAAAGGAGCTTTTGCCGGGGGAGTAGCACAATATTTAATGGAAGTGGAGCAAAAGGATTACGACCTTTATGTGGGAACCTCGACAGGGAGTCTTATAATACCACATCTGGCAAATCGCGACATAGAAAAACTATATGATATTTATACCACGGTTACACAACGCAAGATCTTCAGTAACAACCCATTTGTTATAAGAAAGAAAGGGGATAAAGAGTATGTTGCCATGAACCATATAAACGTTTTGTGGCAGTTGATAAAGGGAAAAAGAACTTTTGGAGAAAGTAAAAACCTAAGAAAAAACATAAAGCGCAATTTATCGCCTGAGGCATTTAAAAAATTAAAGGACAGTGATAAAGATGTTGTTGTGACGGTAAGCAACCTATCTAAGAACAGGGTCGAGTATAAGTCGATAAAAGATTTTGGATATGACGATTTTTGTGACTGGATCTGGATATCCTGTAACTACATTCCTTTTATGTCTTTAGCCAGTAAAGATGGTTGTGAATATGCAGACGGAGGTTTTGGAAGTGTGGTGCCGATCAGGGAAGCCATAAAACGGGGGGCTACAGAGGTGGATGCTGTAATTCTCGAAACTGAAAATATGGAGTATAACAAGGTGCTTGGAAAAAATCCATTTTCACTAATGGTCAATTTATATACGTTTGTCCTGGACCAGCTCGAATACCATGATATTGTAGAAGGAAAATTGGCAGCAATGAATAAAAACGTAAAGCTGCGGACCTTTTATACGCCTAAAAGACTTACAGATAACTCACTGTATTTTAATAAAGAGCTTATGAAAGAGTGGTGGAAACAAGGTTTTGGCTATGCTAAAGAACGATTGGAAGCAGAGAAAAAGCAGGGAATTAAAAAAATAGACTTAGCCGGGTGA
- a CDS encoding ATP-dependent helicase yields MEQYIAELNEAQKAPVLHKDGPLMVIAGAGSGKTRVLTYRIAYLMEQGVDPFHILSLTFTNKAAREMKHRIAQIVGASEAKNLWMGTFHSIFAKILRIESDKLGYPSNFTIYDAQDSQRLIAAIIKEMGLDKDIYKYKQIQNRISSFKNSLITVRAYFNNSDLQEADAMAKRPRIGEIYEEYCNRCFKSGAMDFDDLLLKTNELLTRFPEVLAKYQERFKYILVDEYQDTNHSQYLIVRALSDRYQNICVVGDDSQSIYAFRGANINNIFNFQKDYDGVEVYRLEQNYRSSNNIVKAANSVIEKNKSRLDKTVWTANEDGPLIKVHRSVTDSEEGRFVASSIFESKMQRQLSNADFAVLYRTNSQSRAIEDALRKRDIPYRIYGGLSFYQRKEIKDVLAYLRLVINPKDEESLKRVINYPARGIGATTIDKLIVAAKHYNRSIFEVMEHVRKIDLKLNNPTKQRLEDFVTMIRSFQVMNDSANAFELTDHIIKKTGLIREMKKDGTPEGIARLDNIEELLNGIKDFVEGQKEIDEATGALTEFLEDVALATDLDNDNEDDDRVALMTIHLAKGLEFPNVYIVGMEEDLFPSALSLNTRSELEEERRLFYVALTRAEKQAYLTYTQSRYRWGKLIDAEPSRFIEEIDDVFLEYLTPPLDSGYRFRPMVDSDIFGEVDKSKYRQTKPVSGTPPSVPRPNEEKLRKLRKLKPDLGQPVASNNIAQNLSEGSKVAHTRFGRGCIIKLEGVGNDKKAEIKFDNGSVKKLLLRFAKLEVLD; encoded by the coding sequence TTGGAACAGTATATAGCAGAGTTAAATGAAGCGCAGAAAGCGCCTGTATTGCATAAAGACGGACCACTTATGGTTATTGCCGGAGCTGGATCCGGAAAGACACGTGTACTTACGTACAGGATAGCCTACCTGATGGAACAGGGGGTCGATCCCTTTCATATTCTGTCGCTTACCTTTACCAATAAGGCGGCGAGAGAAATGAAGCATAGGATAGCCCAGATCGTAGGAGCCAGTGAGGCAAAAAACTTATGGATGGGGACTTTTCATTCAATTTTTGCAAAAATACTCAGGATAGAAAGTGACAAACTGGGGTACCCCAGTAATTTTACCATCTATGATGCTCAGGATTCGCAGCGGCTTATTGCAGCGATTATTAAAGAGATGGGGCTTGATAAGGATATTTATAAATACAAACAGATCCAGAATCGTATTTCTTCTTTTAAGAATAGCCTGATAACTGTCCGGGCCTATTTTAATAATTCAGATTTACAAGAGGCTGATGCTATGGCCAAAAGGCCGAGAATCGGGGAGATTTATGAGGAGTATTGTAACCGTTGCTTTAAAAGCGGAGCAATGGATTTTGATGACCTGTTGTTAAAAACCAATGAGCTGTTGACCCGATTTCCTGAAGTCTTGGCGAAATATCAGGAGAGGTTCAAGTATATCCTGGTAGACGAGTACCAGGATACCAATCATTCGCAGTATCTGATCGTCAGGGCATTAAGCGACAGGTACCAGAATATTTGTGTTGTAGGAGACGATTCGCAAAGTATTTATGCGTTCAGGGGCGCGAACATTAATAATATCTTTAATTTCCAGAAGGATTACGATGGGGTGGAGGTCTATCGCCTGGAGCAAAATTACCGTTCTTCGAATAACATTGTTAAAGCGGCCAATTCCGTTATAGAGAAGAATAAGAGCAGGCTGGACAAGACGGTGTGGACCGCAAATGAAGATGGCCCTTTGATCAAGGTGCATCGTTCTGTTACCGATTCTGAAGAGGGGCGTTTTGTCGCTTCCTCTATATTTGAGAGTAAAATGCAACGCCAGCTGTCTAATGCAGATTTTGCAGTTCTCTATAGAACCAATTCGCAGTCTCGGGCTATAGAGGATGCTCTTCGAAAACGCGATATTCCATATAGGATCTATGGAGGGTTATCATTCTACCAGCGTAAAGAGATTAAGGACGTATTAGCCTATTTACGCTTAGTAATAAACCCAAAAGACGAAGAGTCCCTGAAGCGGGTTATCAATTATCCTGCCAGGGGGATAGGAGCCACAACCATAGATAAGTTGATAGTGGCAGCCAAACATTACAACAGATCTATCTTTGAGGTGATGGAACACGTTAGGAAGATAGACCTGAAACTGAACAATCCGACAAAACAGCGTTTAGAAGATTTTGTAACCATGATACGGAGTTTTCAGGTTATGAACGACAGTGCTAATGCGTTTGAGCTTACGGACCATATCATAAAGAAAACCGGACTTATCAGGGAAATGAAAAAAGATGGTACTCCTGAGGGAATTGCCAGGCTTGATAATATTGAAGAATTACTGAATGGTATAAAAGATTTTGTCGAAGGACAGAAAGAAATTGATGAGGCTACAGGGGCACTTACTGAGTTTTTAGAAGATGTTGCCTTAGCTACGGACCTGGACAATGATAATGAAGATGACGATCGGGTTGCCTTAATGACAATTCACCTGGCAAAGGGACTTGAATTTCCGAATGTATATATTGTCGGTATGGAAGAGGATCTGTTCCCATCGGCACTGAGTTTAAACACCAGAAGTGAATTAGAAGAGGAGCGGCGGTTATTTTATGTAGCACTTACCCGTGCTGAAAAACAAGCATACCTGACCTACACGCAAAGCAGATATCGTTGGGGAAAGCTGATAGATGCCGAACCCAGCAGATTTATAGAGGAAATAGATGATGTTTTCCTGGAATATTTAACCCCACCGTTAGATTCGGGATACAGGTTCAGGCCTATGGTTGATTCTGATATTTTTGGAGAGGTGGATAAAAGCAAATACAGGCAGACCAAACCTGTATCGGGAACACCGCCATCAGTGCCAAGGCCGAATGAAGAAAAGTTGAGGAAGTTAAGGAAGTTAAAACCTGATCTGGGGCAGCCTGTCGCCAGTAATAATATTGCTCAAAACTTATCGGAAGGCAGTAAAGTAGCGCATACGAGATTTGGCAGGGGCTGTATTATCAAACTTGAAGGTGTGGGCAATGATAAAAAGGCTGAAATAAAGTTTGATAACGGCAGTGTGAAGAAGTTGCTTTTAAGGTTTGCTAAATTGGAAGTGTTGGATTGA
- a CDS encoding amidohydrolase, protein MKALLFIMVLFGISTMTAQSEQIERDIENIEEKIIEWRRYFHKHPELSNREFNTAGKIAGHLKSLGLDVQTGIAKTGVVAVLKGKKPGKVVALRADIDALPVTERTGIPFKSEVTTTYLGKETGVMHACGHDTHIAIMMGVAEVLSKNNDFAGTVKFIFQPAEEGAPPGEEGGAELMVKEGVLKSPDVDAIFGLHIGSYLNVGQIIYKPGGIMAAAQRFVIKVKGIQAHGSSPWNGVDPILAASKIVDGLQTIISREMKLTEEAAVITIGKISGGVRNNIIPEEVELIGTIRTLDYDMQKILNQRMKEMVLAIAKAYRAEATIEIASGLPITYNDPELTARIIPSLQKAAGKENVNLTKAVTGAEDFSFFQKEVPGFYFFLGGKPVDLPSEKTTQHHTPDFYIDESGLLLGVRSFINIVYDYLGT, encoded by the coding sequence ATGAAAGCTTTGTTATTTATCATGGTCTTATTTGGTATTTCTACCATGACAGCACAATCTGAACAGATTGAAAGGGATATTGAAAACATCGAGGAAAAAATAATTGAATGGCGAAGGTACTTTCATAAACACCCCGAACTTTCAAACCGTGAATTCAACACCGCCGGTAAAATTGCCGGACACCTTAAAAGCCTGGGACTCGATGTACAGACCGGAATTGCCAAAACAGGTGTCGTAGCAGTACTGAAAGGGAAAAAACCGGGAAAAGTAGTGGCTTTACGTGCCGATATCGATGCACTGCCTGTTACAGAACGGACCGGAATTCCGTTTAAATCTGAAGTAACAACCACCTACCTAGGGAAAGAAACCGGTGTTATGCATGCCTGTGGCCATGACACACATATCGCTATCATGATGGGCGTTGCTGAAGTATTGAGTAAAAACAATGATTTTGCCGGAACGGTTAAATTTATTTTTCAACCGGCCGAAGAAGGTGCCCCTCCCGGAGAGGAAGGAGGAGCAGAACTCATGGTCAAAGAAGGGGTTTTAAAATCTCCTGATGTTGATGCAATTTTTGGCTTGCACATAGGTTCTTACTTAAATGTCGGACAGATCATTTATAAGCCCGGCGGGATAATGGCTGCGGCGCAACGCTTTGTCATCAAAGTTAAGGGGATACAGGCACATGGCTCCTCCCCGTGGAACGGAGTAGACCCTATCCTTGCTGCATCAAAAATTGTCGATGGACTCCAAACCATTATAAGCAGGGAAATGAAATTAACTGAAGAGGCTGCCGTAATCACTATCGGTAAAATAAGTGGAGGGGTTCGAAATAATATTATTCCCGAAGAAGTCGAGCTTATCGGCACCATCAGAACATTAGATTATGACATGCAAAAAATACTAAATCAACGAATGAAGGAAATGGTTCTGGCTATAGCCAAAGCATACAGGGCGGAAGCGACCATAGAGATTGCGAGTGGACTGCCGATAACTTACAATGACCCGGAGTTAACTGCCCGGATAATTCCCAGCCTGCAAAAAGCAGCAGGAAAAGAAAATGTAAATCTGACCAAGGCAGTAACAGGCGCTGAAGATTTTTCTTTTTTTCAAAAAGAAGTTCCTGGTTTTTATTTCTTTTTAGGAGGAAAGCCCGTAGATTTACCTTCGGAAAAAACAACACAACACCACACACCTGACTTTTACATTGATGAAAGCGGTTTATTGTTAGGTGTAAGATCATTTATAAATATAGTTTACGATTATTTAGGAACTTAA
- a CDS encoding FMN-binding glutamate synthase family protein produces MINTVILFLGSIPWWGWVLIILFIIAIRDIFVQRSHTISHNFPIVGHIRYMLESIGPELRQYLVANNREELPFNRIERGWIYASAKRENNYEGFGTDRDIYAQQYIFINNAMIPYKLPEGHPNKTDYSFVPCAKIMGAYHNRKRPYRPASVINISAMSFGSLSAKAVESMNLGAKKAGAYHNTGEGGLSPYHKKGADVIFHIGTGYFGVRDDEGNFSMEKLKKLVDENPCVKAIEIKLSQGAKPGKGGVLPGKKISREIAEIRHVPIGKDVLSPPNHSVFNNVNELVNFLEEVAHETGLPVGIKAAIGKLDEWKELAKIMKETGKGPDFITVDGGEGGTGAAPPSFADHVSLPWVYGFSDVYRIFKNYDIADHIVFIGSGKLGFPARAAMAFAMGVDCINVAREAMMSIGCIQAQVCHTNRCPAGVATQNKWLQNGIDVPLKSDRLFSYFKTFKKELLEITHACGYEHPSQFTMDDVDVSLGDKNMTQTLAAAYNYNKQKVPFDGMQRLKECPYLGGTHKA; encoded by the coding sequence ATGATAAACACAGTTATTCTATTTCTTGGCAGCATTCCCTGGTGGGGTTGGGTATTAATTATCCTTTTTATTATTGCCATCCGCGATATCTTTGTGCAACGTTCGCATACAATCAGCCACAACTTTCCTATTGTGGGGCATATAAGGTACATGCTCGAAAGTATCGGCCCCGAACTAAGACAGTATCTGGTAGCTAACAACAGAGAAGAATTGCCTTTTAACAGAATTGAACGGGGTTGGATATATGCTTCCGCCAAACGTGAAAATAATTATGAAGGTTTTGGTACTGACAGAGATATTTATGCACAACAATATATCTTTATCAATAATGCCATGATCCCTTATAAACTCCCTGAAGGGCACCCCAACAAAACCGATTATTCATTTGTCCCCTGCGCAAAAATAATGGGAGCATACCACAATAGAAAAAGACCTTATCGCCCTGCTTCCGTTATTAATATCTCTGCAATGAGTTTTGGCTCTTTGTCTGCAAAAGCCGTAGAATCAATGAATCTCGGAGCTAAAAAAGCAGGAGCATACCACAATACCGGTGAAGGCGGACTCTCTCCCTACCATAAAAAAGGTGCCGATGTTATTTTTCATATAGGTACAGGCTATTTCGGGGTAAGAGATGATGAAGGGAATTTTTCTATGGAAAAACTCAAAAAGCTGGTCGATGAGAATCCTTGTGTCAAGGCTATTGAAATTAAACTGTCGCAAGGCGCAAAACCGGGAAAAGGCGGTGTATTACCCGGAAAAAAGATCTCAAGAGAAATAGCGGAAATCCGACACGTTCCCATAGGCAAAGATGTTTTATCACCTCCAAACCACTCTGTATTCAATAATGTAAATGAATTGGTTAATTTCTTAGAAGAAGTAGCCCATGAAACAGGCTTACCGGTGGGCATCAAGGCAGCAATAGGAAAACTCGACGAATGGAAAGAGCTTGCGAAGATTATGAAAGAAACCGGCAAAGGTCCTGATTTCATTACCGTAGACGGTGGTGAAGGTGGTACAGGTGCTGCTCCGCCAAGTTTTGCAGACCATGTTTCCCTGCCTTGGGTATACGGCTTTAGTGATGTATATCGTATTTTTAAAAATTACGATATCGCCGATCACATCGTATTTATAGGCAGTGGTAAATTAGGCTTTCCTGCACGGGCCGCAATGGCTTTTGCCATGGGGGTAGATTGTATAAACGTTGCCCGGGAAGCTATGATGAGCATTGGTTGCATACAAGCACAGGTATGCCATACGAACCGGTGCCCGGCCGGTGTGGCCACCCAAAACAAATGGCTGCAAAACGGTATCGATGTACCGCTTAAAAGCGATCGCCTGTTCTCTTACTTTAAAACTTTTAAAAAAGAATTACTCGAGATAACTCATGCTTGTGGTTATGAACACCCCTCTCAATTTACAATGGATGATGTTGACGTAAGCCTGGGTGATAAAAATATGACCCAGACGCTGGCGGCGGCATATAATTACAATAAGCAAAAAGTTCCGTTTGACGGGATGCAACGGTTAAAAGAATGCCCGTATTTGGGTGGTACACACAAAGCGTAG